One genomic window of Micromonospora sp. WMMD1128 includes the following:
- a CDS encoding ABC transporter ATP-binding protein, whose protein sequence is MAGVAHPRPPSDPADPVDPSDPADPGEPVGGSALPELVDPHWMHRATELAHTGFWSVARRLPALVREATSLAWSTSRRDTAASLGLNIAAGVLTTLGLLATTGVLQQLFAAGPTPARIRAALPALAVAAAAVTGRGALTVAAGWAQARLIPQINFAVERRLFETTSEVELAAFDDAGFAEEMDRARDRGLVEAGALVNDTVNLVTGVVGVVATATAVTIIHPLLLPCLLVAAAPEAVTAVRMARRQHVDWLARITRRRRKWMLGDLMANRHTAAEIRAYQMRDFLLSEYRLMTRLETRAELRLARAQTITRGIGLSVTGIATFGLYLVLGALLTGGVVALAAAATALLALQSARGNLRTAIFATNSLYEDALYYQDYRDFLDRAGRRIPSGGDRPVDGFDRMDLDRVSLRYPDTDGAAVDEVSLSFRRGEVVALVGENGSGKTTLAKLIAGLYRPTGGTIRWDGVDAAELDPRQIAAQVAVMSQDWWKFPFTARQNIRVGRHDRAGRPGPSVEAAARDAAAHDMISELPFGYDTLLDRQFKDGQDLSGGQWQRLVAARGLYRDARLLICDEPSAALDARAEHALFQHLRRHPDRAVVLITHRLANVRHADRIFVLDHGRLVQSGDHDTLMTQDGPYRELFELQAAGYLAGAGEPAADR, encoded by the coding sequence ATGGCCGGGGTCGCCCACCCTCGTCCCCCGTCCGACCCGGCTGATCCGGTCGATCCGTCCGACCCGGCTGATCCGGGCGAGCCGGTCGGCGGGTCGGCGCTGCCGGAACTCGTCGATCCGCACTGGATGCACCGGGCCACCGAGCTGGCCCACACCGGCTTCTGGTCGGTGGCGCGGCGGTTGCCCGCGCTGGTGCGCGAGGCGACCAGCCTGGCCTGGTCGACCAGCCGGCGGGACACGGCGGCGTCGCTCGGCCTCAACATCGCCGCCGGGGTGCTCACCACGCTCGGCCTGCTCGCCACCACCGGCGTACTCCAGCAGCTCTTCGCGGCCGGACCGACCCCGGCGCGGATCCGGGCGGCGCTGCCCGCCCTGGCGGTGGCCGCGGCGGCCGTGACCGGGCGCGGCGCGCTCACCGTCGCGGCCGGGTGGGCGCAGGCCCGACTCATCCCGCAGATCAACTTCGCGGTGGAGCGGCGGCTGTTCGAGACCACCTCCGAGGTCGAGCTGGCGGCCTTCGACGACGCCGGCTTCGCCGAGGAGATGGACCGCGCCCGCGACCGCGGGCTGGTCGAGGCCGGGGCCCTGGTCAACGACACGGTCAACCTGGTCACCGGCGTGGTGGGCGTGGTCGCCACCGCCACCGCGGTGACCATCATCCACCCGTTGCTGCTGCCCTGCCTGCTGGTCGCCGCCGCGCCGGAGGCGGTGACGGCGGTGCGGATGGCCCGCCGCCAGCACGTCGACTGGCTGGCCCGGATCACCCGACGCCGCCGCAAGTGGATGCTCGGCGACCTGATGGCCAACCGGCACACCGCGGCCGAGATCCGCGCCTACCAGATGCGCGACTTCCTGCTCTCGGAATACCGCCTGATGACGCGCCTGGAGACGCGGGCCGAGCTGCGCCTGGCCCGCGCGCAGACGATCACCCGGGGGATCGGGCTGTCCGTCACCGGGATCGCCACGTTCGGGCTCTACCTGGTGCTCGGCGCGCTGCTGACCGGCGGCGTGGTCGCCCTCGCCGCCGCGGCCACCGCGCTGCTCGCCCTACAGTCCGCGCGCGGCAACCTGCGCACCGCGATCTTCGCCACCAACTCGCTCTACGAGGACGCCCTCTACTACCAGGACTACCGCGACTTCCTCGACCGGGCCGGGCGGCGGATCCCGTCCGGCGGCGACCGGCCGGTCGACGGGTTCGACCGGATGGACCTCGACCGGGTCAGCCTGCGCTACCCGGACACCGACGGCGCCGCCGTCGACGAGGTCAGCCTCAGCTTCCGGCGCGGCGAGGTGGTCGCGCTCGTGGGCGAGAACGGCTCCGGCAAGACCACGCTCGCGAAGCTGATCGCCGGCCTCTACCGGCCCACCGGCGGCACGATCCGGTGGGACGGGGTGGACGCCGCCGAGCTGGACCCGCGCCAGATCGCCGCCCAGGTCGCGGTGATGAGCCAGGACTGGTGGAAGTTCCCGTTCACCGCCCGGCAGAACATCCGCGTCGGCCGCCACGACCGGGCCGGCCGGCCCGGCCCCAGCGTGGAGGCCGCCGCCCGGGACGCCGCCGCGCACGACATGATCAGCGAGCTGCCGTTCGGGTACGACACGTTGCTGGACCGGCAGTTCAAGGACGGCCAGGACCTGTCCGGCGGGCAGTGGCAGCGGCTGGTGGCCGCCCGCGGCCTCTACCGCGACGCCCGGCTGCTGATCTGCGACGAGCCCTCCGCGGCACTTGACGCGCGCGCCGAGCACGCCCTCTTCCAGCACCTGCGCCGGCACCCGGACCGCGCCGTCGTGCTGATCACCCACCGGCTGGCCAACGTGCGGCACGCCGACCGGATCTTCGTGCTCGACCACGGCCGGCTGGTGCAGTCCGGGGACCACGACACGCTGATGACCCAGGACGGTCCCTACCGGGAGCTGTTCGAGTTGCAGGCGGCCGGCTACCTGGCCGGCGCCGGAGAGCCGGCCGCCGACCGTTGA
- a CDS encoding aldo/keto reductase, whose product MRYRVLGGTGIEVSVHCLGTMMFGAVGNPDHDDCVRITHAALDRGVNMVDTADMYSAGESEVIVGKALRGRRDDVVLATKVHFPMGEGPNRGGNSRRWIVHEVEQSLRRLGTDWIDLYQVHRPDHTTDVEETLGVLTDLVRAGKIRAFGCSTYPADEIVEAQHVAERRALGRFRTEQPPYSILARGIETSVLPVCHRYRMGVLVWSPLASGFLSGRYRRDRPVDLTTGRPALTPARFDPALPGNAAKYAAVEQLAALADEVGCTLPELAVAFTAAHPAVTSTIIGPRTMDQLDALLAGATLTLDDAVLDRIDEIVPPGTNLYQPDGAWAPPSLTDPALRRRPRSERAAA is encoded by the coding sequence ATGCGCTACCGCGTCCTCGGCGGCACCGGCATCGAGGTCAGCGTCCACTGTCTCGGCACCATGATGTTCGGCGCGGTCGGCAACCCCGACCACGACGACTGCGTGCGGATCACGCACGCGGCGCTTGATCGCGGCGTCAACATGGTGGACACCGCCGACATGTACTCGGCGGGGGAGTCCGAGGTGATCGTCGGCAAGGCGCTGCGCGGCCGGCGTGACGACGTGGTGCTCGCCACCAAGGTGCACTTCCCGATGGGCGAGGGCCCCAACCGGGGCGGCAACTCGCGGCGCTGGATCGTCCACGAGGTCGAGCAGAGCCTGCGCCGGCTGGGCACCGACTGGATCGACCTCTACCAGGTCCACCGGCCCGACCACACCACCGACGTCGAGGAGACGCTCGGCGTGCTCACCGACCTGGTTCGCGCCGGCAAGATCCGCGCCTTCGGCTGCTCGACCTATCCGGCCGACGAGATCGTGGAGGCGCAGCACGTCGCCGAGCGGCGGGCGCTCGGCCGGTTCCGCACCGAGCAGCCGCCGTACTCCATCCTGGCGCGCGGGATCGAGACGTCGGTGCTGCCGGTCTGCCACCGTTACCGGATGGGCGTGCTGGTCTGGAGCCCGCTGGCCTCCGGCTTCCTGTCCGGGCGCTACCGGCGCGACCGGCCGGTCGACCTCACCACCGGTCGACCGGCGCTCACCCCGGCCCGGTTCGACCCCGCGCTGCCGGGCAACGCCGCCAAGTACGCCGCCGTCGAGCAACTGGCGGCGCTCGCCGACGAGGTCGGCTGCACGCTGCCGGAACTGGCCGTGGCGTTCACCGCGGCGCACCCGGCGGTCACCTCCACCATCATCGGACCCCGCACCATGGACCAGCTCGACGCGCTGCTCGCCGGCGCGACGCTGACGCTCGACGACGCGGTGCTCGACCGGATCGACGAGATCGTGCCGCCCGGCACGAACCTCTACCAGCCCGACGGAGCGTGGGCCCCGCCGTCGCTCACCGATCCCGCCCTGCGCCGCCGTCCGCGGTCCGAACGCGCCGCCGCCTGA
- a CDS encoding RNA 2'-phosphotransferase has protein sequence MEHRDLVRVSKRMSLALRHRPDRFGLTLDRAGWAPVADLLAALRISRTDLDAVVAGNDKQRFAVEPGPDGIDRVRANQGHSVPVDLGLTPAVPPSRLFHGTGEAVLTAIRAQGLRRGRRHHVHLSPDVATARRVGARRAGAVVVLSVDAAAMAEHGHLFYRSANGVWLTDTVPPAYLAVSTS, from the coding sequence ATGGAACACCGTGACCTGGTGCGGGTGAGCAAGCGGATGTCGCTGGCGCTGCGCCACCGCCCCGACCGGTTCGGGCTGACGCTCGACCGGGCCGGCTGGGCGCCGGTCGCCGACCTGCTCGCCGCGCTGCGGATCAGCCGCACCGACCTGGACGCCGTGGTCGCCGGCAACGACAAGCAGCGGTTCGCCGTCGAGCCCGGCCCGGACGGGATCGACCGGGTCCGCGCCAACCAGGGGCATTCCGTTCCGGTCGACCTCGGTCTGACCCCGGCCGTGCCGCCGAGCCGGCTCTTCCACGGCACCGGAGAGGCTGTGCTGACCGCCATCCGGGCACAGGGGCTGCGCCGGGGCCGTCGACACCACGTACACCTGTCGCCGGATGTGGCGACGGCCCGGCGGGTCGGCGCGCGGCGCGCGGGCGCGGTGGTGGTGTTGTCGGTCGACGCCGCCGCGATGGCCGAGCACGGCCACCTGTTCTACCGGTCCGCGAACGGGGTGTGGCTGACCGACACCGTCCCGCCGGCCTACCTGGCGGTCAGCACATCGTGA
- a CDS encoding NUDIX domain-containing protein, producing the protein MTAHSHCSFCGAAYPADAGWPRVCPACGETVWRNPLPVAVAVLPVRTPTGLGVVAVRRDIEPARGELALPGGFVEYGEEWSEALVRELREETGLRAEAGEARLFAVYGAPAGGTMMLFGVLPERPVGDLPPSAPTDEATEWVVLTEPVELAFSTHTRVLADFLAGQRPA; encoded by the coding sequence GTGACGGCGCACTCGCACTGCTCGTTCTGCGGCGCGGCCTATCCGGCGGACGCCGGGTGGCCGCGTGTCTGCCCGGCCTGCGGGGAGACGGTGTGGCGCAACCCGCTGCCGGTCGCGGTGGCGGTGCTGCCGGTCCGCACACCCACGGGGCTCGGCGTGGTGGCCGTGCGCCGCGACATCGAGCCGGCACGGGGTGAGCTGGCGCTGCCCGGCGGTTTCGTCGAGTACGGCGAGGAGTGGTCCGAGGCGCTGGTCCGCGAGCTGCGCGAGGAGACCGGGCTGCGGGCCGAGGCCGGCGAGGCGCGGCTGTTCGCGGTGTACGGCGCGCCAGCCGGCGGCACGATGATGCTCTTCGGTGTGCTGCCCGAGCGGCCGGTGGGTGACCTGCCGCCGTCCGCGCCGACCGACGAGGCGACCGAGTGGGTGGTGCTCACCGAGCCGGTCGAGCTGGCGTTCTCCACACACACCCGGGTGCTCGCCGACTTCCTGGCCGGCCAGCGCCCGGCCTGA